In the Colletotrichum lupini chromosome 4, complete sequence genome, tagcccttacttataaaagtaatataattagcaAAAATGCCTTTACTAGCCTTATAACGAGCGCACGACTCGGTACTagtcttaatattactatatatagttatttaaatagtattagtagcctaagtataagttataataatatctaaaggtatataacggctattcttagtaatcttaaaattaagcttaatctaacgctagggctagattatataggttagtataataatattaaatagtatagggtagtatatactaacttatataatactaaagttataaatttaataaaaagtctttaaaaaggaaaataaagagcttataaataacgtaaaaatccgtataataaagaagctattatataaaggtatacgtattaataaagaggtaagaggttattttataaaacgtaaggtcgttagggtactatataagttagtatacggggaccgttaggagctatatacccttaatacgggccagaacgctatattaagcgcttattataagtattatatggTATACgcaattattaaaaaagggagtatcctatacgaaattattagtatatatacgtaaatagttaatactaaagaaaaaagtaaataaaaagaattaaattataaataagtatatacgcgtaattatacttacaattgcgcgtatattagcctaaaaagaagcataattactaattagtaaaaattatattagtaattgcgTATAAAATTGCctaattatacctaattaatatttctaattagtaaattgcgaatattatacttataattgcgtgtataattaagtaataataataaaaataaaatagaaaagggtataaagtataataaggtaaaatataattgctaataagtaactataagGGCGTAGGTAgattacttaccttacttaaggaatattaagttagttaagaggaaagggaaattaattagtaataaaaattagtaaggaggatatgcCCCCTAGCTACCCTACTTTTACTAGGCGGTATAACCGcccttacgtaattactactacttacggTTATAAGcaattccttataataatatacgggatttattataatatttatttatacgtacgagaaagtcgcgctattaatacctaaaatttacggtagccgtaggtttattagaaagaacggttttggcggagtgcctcttgcagtctgccgtaagAGTTCCTTTTTTTAGTGCATGTAGAAACGACCGGAAATCACAAATGCCTGTTTCGTCTCAAGCGAAAAATCGACCAGACGTGGGCTCTGCGTGGCGGTTCCTGCATAAAAAAACAAGTAGGCATTATGTGGAACCTGCAGCTCAAAGGGCAAAAAAAGCCGCCTATTAACCGCCTATGGACGTATGGCGATCAGTTCCGAGTTGTTGTGGTTGTGAGACGTTCCATTGTGTTGCCGGCGAACATGGGACCAGCGGAACGTCGCAGCATCTGTCACAAGTCCCCTCACCCTGGTAGATACTATTAGAGCCGCATACAACCCATCGGCGGTATCCATGCTGAAATCGCCCAGGGGAAAAAAGACCCAATGGGAGAATTGTAGCGTTTCCTTTGTCAGCGCACGACTCAGGGGCCATCCTGGTTGTGCGGGAGGtgggaggaagaagaagccaAGGGAAGAAGCCAGACCCATGACCAAGGGTATCCGCGGGTGCGACCGAGCGGGCAATAGATGCGCTGCGAAAGCCCGCGGGGGGCCTATTCGTGGGTGAGGTTAAGGCCTTAGTAAGGTGCCCTGCTCTAGGAGTCGTAGAGCCAGCGAGGTTGGGCGGGTGACGCCGGTCGGTGTTTTAGCTTGCCGCGTTTGTTTTGTCGGGTTTGGCGTGGATTGCCCTGGGTTTGCggttttttttcccttcgTGTCTTGGAAGGAGGAAACACCTTGACACACGCAGAGATGAGTCTGTCTACCCATCGTCCGGGTGACGTTGTCTGCTTCCTGCGCACAGTCTGCTTGTTGGGCTGTTTCTCGTTGTAGACTTGATGGGATGGAGGAATATCGACCAACGTAGGAGAAAAATCGTAGATGGCGAGCACGAAAACGACATCCGGAGCCCGCCTCGAAGCCAGTTGGACAAACGAATTGCTACTAAGACGGCTGTGTTGCTACAGTTTCTCGGAGCTCATCCTCTCTTCCTCGCAACTCACATCGCACCCAGGCTAGGCTGAAAGACGTAGTGCCAAGCTTAAAGGCAAAGCTTAGTTGCGTTCGTGAACCTAGTCGATCTTAGTTCTCGGAGGCCAAGTGGCCACCCTCCCGAAGACGGGATGTTCTCACCTCTGAAAGACTCAAAAAGAGGCTCTCTCGAGGACGTGAACCATCTCCGGGGCTTGGCGTTTGGATTTATAGTCCTCCGTAAGGCAGGATTGTGGTTGCAGTGAGTGTGCTTTCTTCCTGGGCTGGCCACGCGGCAGGTGACAAAAGATTTGAAATGTGCCAAAGTGCCCATCCTCTTCGTCTGCGTGTGACCATGTGAGTTCCTGGTTGTGGTGACAGCTTGCCGACTGATAGTCGTTCGGAAAGTTGCTATCCGAAGCCAAGCCTTTTGACTCTGCGTGTCGTGGAACTTTTCTGGACTTTTAATCGTTGGTCGCTGATTCCCTGGACGAATGGATCTACTTCTCCCATTCTTTGTATTCCTTTTGCTTTTGGCGCGTATTCCACCCTAGCTTGCCGCTGATACTGTTGACCCAATCTTCGCTGCGCCGACCCTGAGCCTGGACGCTGGCAAAGGGATAACGGCTAGCGCTGATCGTCACGTAGTCTCCTGGAAATAGCTCAACGCGCTCGCGACCGTCGAAGCTGGCCCACGAGTTGGTCCTCGCGTCGTAGGGCACGCCCACACGAAGAACAATGGTATCGGGTAGGATGATGGGACGGAACGAGAGCGTGTGTGCGCAGATGGCAGTGACGAGCATGACGGGGTTTTCCGGGTGGCAGAGTGAACCGCCGGCCGCCAGGTTGTAGGCGGTGGAGCCCGTTGGGGTCGAAACGCAAATGCCGTCTGCCAAGACGGAGGTGAAGTGTTCGTCGTCACCGAAGATTTCAGTGTACGACATTGCTATTGGGGTGGCATGATCAGTAATCTAGAGTTCGCTCAGCAGGGAAGCATGGTCGAGGACTTACTTGGATTTGGACCACGATCGACGACAATCTCGTTCAATATCTCAAAAGTTCCGTCTGGTTTGTGGGTGTGTTCATCTTCCCTCTCCTCGCCCACTAGCTCTTCCACGAGGTCAAGCTTTCGCCCGTCGTCGTCTTGGCTTGAGCTGCTCTCTTCACCGTCCACCAGCTGTTTTCTCGTCTGGCTCCTCATGATGGTTCCCTCAAACCGCAACCGCAAGCTGACTGTAACGCCTTTATTGAAGGCATTCTCGAGGATGCTTTGGTAGTCCTCAAAATCGAATTTCGTCAGGAAACCCAAACTGCCGAGGGAGAAGCTCAGCACCGGCGGGACAATGCGCTGGAAAAGCCAGCTGGCGTAGAGTACGGTACCGTCGCCACCCAATGAAATAACAAAGTCGAACATGTGCGGCCGGTTCCGACACATGTCTTCATTCCAGTACCGAAGACGCTTCGATATGCCTTCCTCGCTTGTCCCAGGTTTCGATGCTCCTGACTCGGCAACGTGTTTCTTGAGCTCTTCAACTATTCCCGTCGCATTGAACTTTTTGTTGTCCTTGAACTTTTCTTCCACGTAGACTGT is a window encoding:
- a CDS encoding ATP-NAD kinase — translated: MGAETTNDETEKRVGFEKEEDAHSSGSDDDYQKAVERTECIVHQFLESQRKARNAVASASNQGSRSNSVSSASKATTDNYHHGHPTYENSHRHVGACDVSGESGMSKTVEPKGRLAKQRASILAADSPEGSDVGQADEKSWRSEITKSASQIDLTHSDDDDELHSRLLTKKQLSEMAWGVRELSRRLSSMRIRFRVKTIFLLTKIHDADLIARTRELTKWLLSHERDVVYTVYVEEKFKDNKKFNATGIVEELKKHVAESGASKPGTSEEGISKRLRYWNEDMCRNRPHMFDFVISLGGDGTVLYASWLFQRIVPPVLSFSLGSLGFLTKFDFEDYQSILENAFNKGVTVSLRLRFEGTIMRSQTRKQLVDGEESSSSQDDDGRKLDLVEELVGEEREDEHTHKPDGTFEILNEIVVDRGPNPTMSYTEIFGDDEHFTSVLADGICVSTPTGSTAYNLAAGGSLCHPENPVMLVTAICAHTLSFRPIILPDTIVLRVGVPYDARTNSWASFDGRERVELFPGDYVTISASRYPFASVQAQGRRSEDWVNSISGKLGWNTRQKQKEYKEWEK